The Dehalococcoidia bacterium genome contains the following window.
GCCTCTCTGACACCCTGGTGGTGGAGGCTGTTGACCCGCACGAACCCGCCTGAGCCGACGACCGCAGCCAGCTTGCTGCCTGGGGAGATGTAGATGTGGTGGTACGACGCCTCCCACTCGTTGTCTTCAAGTTCAGTGCCCGAGTGGTCTTCCAGGTGCTGTACCAGCCTGCCGCCCATCGCAACGTTAAGAAGCTGCATCCCGCGACAGATGCCGTATATGGGAAGGTCGTCGTCGAGGGCGGCGCGGGTGATGGACAACTCCATCTCGTCACGCGCGCTGTCGAAGGGCATGTAGTCGATGTCTGAAGAGGGCTGCTCGCCGTACTGGCGCGGCTCGATGTCTTCGCCGCCGGTCAGGACGAGAGCGCCCGCGCGACGGACGACCTCGGACGGTGTCACGCCAGCATCAGGTGTCAGCACCCACGGTTCGCCGCCGGAGCGCTCGACAGCGTCGACGTACTTCTGGAGGTGGGAATCTACTCTGCCTGCAGTTACAGCCACCAGCGGCTTTTCGGAGAATGCCCCGTTAGCCTGGACCATCAATCACCCTCACCCTCAGGGGGCTTACAGGAGTATGTAAATCGATAGTTCGTTCGTACATGGACTCTGGGTTCCGGCCTCCGCCGGAACGACGGTATGCGTAATACATACCCCTCTCAGCCCTCAGGGAGAGGGGGAGATCGCACTCACAGAGAGTCGCGCCAGTTTCACTAGCCATTGAAGTTAGGCGGACGCTTTTCCCGGAAGGCCAGCAGGGCCTCTTTGTGGGCGTCGGTGCCCATGGCGGTCCTGAAGATCACGCCCTCGTCGGCCATCACCTTGTCCACGTCGTGCTCGAGGTAGTCCTGGTGGACGAGCTTCTTGACCTGCGAGAGCTGCCAGATCGGGTTGTCGGCTATCTCGGTGGCGAACTCCATCGCCTTATCAAGCAACTCGTCGTCGGGATAGACGTAGTTGACGAGTCCGGCGTTCAGCGCCTCGTCGGCTGGAATCAGGTTGCCCCTGAGCATGTACTCCAGGGTGCGTCCCAGACCGATCAGGTATGGAGCGTAGTGTGTGGAGGCGAACTCGGGGGTCAGCCCAACTCGTACGAACCTGAAGGACAGCCGGGCGCTCTCGGACGCTATACGCATGTCGCAGGGCAGCGTACGGGTCAGTCCCTCGCCGATTGCGACGCCGTTTATGGCGGCGATGATCGGCTTGGCTGCCTTGACCATCTCGTGCCAGGTGTCTTCCGCCTCGGGGACGACATCGTCGGTGCTCTCGCCGTCGCGCCGCGCCTCGAAGCGTCCGATGTCGGCGCCTGCGCAGAAGCCTCTGCCGGCGCCGGTCCACACGATGGCTCCGACAGAGTCGTCAGCGTTCCACTCGGCTATCTGCTGACGGATCTCGTGGTTCATCTGCGGGTTCATGGCGTTGAGCCTGTCGGGCCGGTTCATGGTGATGAGGCCGACGCGGCCCTTCACCTCGGTCAGGATCGTTTCGTGGGACATCTCGGGACTCCTCGGGCAGAGTGTGCTGGAAGCTGGTCGCAGAACCGACCGGAGTCTAATTCTACCTGAATTGGGTGGTGGCTTGGGTAACAAGGGAGATCGCAAAGCTGGCCTCTCATCAACGGCAGCACAGACGCAATCCGAATTACAACTCGACCTGGGACGGGAAGTACCACCAGCTGAGGCTTGTTATGAGGGCTGAGAGTGGTTCTGTTAATTGTCGTAGAGAAGAGTAGTATCCTAATAGGCAGTCATACTCTCAGTTCGTCTCCGGTCGGCTGTCTGAGTGAAAACCCACGATTTATCTTGAAAATGTCGGAGTGCCAGCATGGCTATGAGCCGCCGAAATACTAAGGTCAGGGCCTGCAAGTTCTGGAATTGCCAGAAGCGTGTCAGGATCGGCCATACCTACTGCTATGACCACTACCAGGCATTTCAGAACGGTGAGCTTGACGAGTGCCCGGTCTGCGGACGGGCGAAGAGTTCAATCTACAGTACATGCCTCGATTGCAGGCCAAATGAGACCGAAAAGACCTCCAGATCGAGTAATACTGCTCATCGAAGGGAGCAGTCCGATTCACGGGAGGCCAGGGATGGTGAAGCGGACGAGTTCTATGTCTATGTACTAAAGCTAGACCATGGCGGATTCTATGCAGGCCAAACGCGTGAGATTCGCGAAAGGCTGGTGGAGCATCACAACGGCACTACAAGGTCGACCGCGGGCAGGAATCCCAAGCTCGTCTGGTTCAAGACGGTCTCGACTCGTGAGCATGCAGCAAGACTTGAGGTAGAGCTCAAGAAGCTTTGCGACCGGAACCCTCGGGAGATTCGGAGGTGGGTCCGCAGATTCCAGGATCTTGTTGAAGAACTGGATTTTAGTTGAGTACGAGTGGCGGAGATAGACATTGGCTCGTCGTTGTACCATGCACTCGAAAACCCATCAGCCGCTTGTGACCCAGGAGCTTTGACCTATGCGCGTTACTGATGTTAAGGCTGTCTATCCGAACTACAGGCACGTGGCGCCGTCGTGGAGGACGCACCTGTGGCAGATCGTTGTTCAGGTGGAGTCGGATACTGGTGAGGTCGGGTTTGGCTACGGTGGTGGGGGCAAGGCGGCGGTGGAGGTCGTCAACGGCCACATGCGCGACCTGTTGGTTGGGCGTCAGCTCGATGACAGGGACGACATCTTCAGCGCATGGGACGCGCTGTACTACGAGTCGATCCCGTATGGTCGCAAGGGCGTCGGGGTGATGGCGCTGAGTGGCATCGACCTCGCACTGTGGGACCTGCTGGCGAAGTCGGAGGGTGTGCCCGTCCACGCGGTCATCGGCCCGCGGACGAAGGGAAAGATCAGCGCGTACGCGACAGGTGGAGATCCTGAGTGGTACAGCGAGATGGGCTTCACCGCACACAAGTTCCCGCACAGGTGGACCGGGGATCCTGCC
Protein-coding sequences here:
- a CDS encoding enoyl-CoA hydratase/isomerase family protein, giving the protein MSHETILTEVKGRVGLITMNRPDRLNAMNPQMNHEIRQQIAEWNADDSVGAIVWTGAGRGFCAGADIGRFEARRDGESTDDVVPEAEDTWHEMVKAAKPIIAAINGVAIGEGLTRTLPCDMRIASESARLSFRFVRVGLTPEFASTHYAPYLIGLGRTLEYMLRGNLIPADEALNAGLVNYVYPDDELLDKAMEFATEIADNPIWQLSQVKKLVHQDYLEHDVDKVMADEGVIFRTAMGTDAHKEALLAFREKRPPNFNG
- a CDS encoding gamma-glutamyl-gamma-aminobutyrate hydrolase family protein, which gives rise to MVQANGAFSEKPLVAVTAGRVDSHLQKYVDAVERSGGEPWVLTPDAGVTPSEVVRRAGALVLTGGEDIEPRQYGEQPSSDIDYMPFDSARDEMELSITRAALDDDLPIYGICRGMQLLNVAMGGRLVQHLEDHSGTELEDNEWEASYHHIYISPGSKLAAVVGSGGFVRVNSLHHQGVREAQKSPHLLASAYSLEDGLIEALESPRHRWVIAVQFHPERRMEVPPHFDRLFQSLVERAEERLAAAL
- a CDS encoding GIY-YIG nuclease family protein; its protein translation is MAMSRRNTKVRACKFWNCQKRVRIGHTYCYDHYQAFQNGELDECPVCGRAKSSIYSTCLDCRPNETEKTSRSSNTAHRREQSDSREARDGEADEFYVYVLKLDHGGFYAGQTREIRERLVEHHNGTTRSTAGRNPKLVWFKTVSTREHAARLEVELKKLCDRNPREIRRWVRRFQDLVEELDFS